One window from the genome of Bacteroidales bacterium encodes:
- a CDS encoding MBOAT family O-acyltransferase: MDKSKNDLQRKLILALSISINLGLLFYFKYSNFFIENVNAISSVFGINSIHWTKLILPLGISFFTFETITYVVDVYRRTLKPLKNFWDYQLYIILFPKLIAGPIIRYHEISDQITNREHNETIDNRLTGFFRFVLGLAKKVLIANVMGQVADEVFALNYNEISSYTAWIGILAYTFQIYFDFSGYSDMAIGIGKMLGFRFPENFDNPYISKNITEFWTRWHISLSKWLRIYIFLPLAFSFSRKLPKEKYIHIKSEQWIYMYAALITFFCCGLWHGASWSFVLWGLYYGVFLILEKIFLLKVYKKLGKFLSTVLTFLLVIIGWVFFRIEKLSDTFVFIKRMFAFEFKYDFYFNREFITILFIAIFFAFFAYSEKGKKIQLMIYGDNYSMKRYYFMSFVSLLLLILSVSSITGSGFNPFIYFRF; this comes from the coding sequence ATGGATAAATCTAAAAATGATTTGCAAAGAAAATTGATTCTTGCACTTTCTATTAGTATTAATCTTGGATTACTTTTTTATTTTAAATATTCAAATTTTTTTATAGAAAATGTAAATGCAATTTCTTCTGTATTTGGAATAAATTCAATTCACTGGACAAAATTAATCTTACCGTTAGGAATTTCCTTTTTTACATTTGAAACAATTACTTATGTAGTAGATGTGTACAGAAGGACTCTTAAGCCATTAAAAAATTTCTGGGATTATCAGCTTTATATTATATTATTTCCAAAACTTATTGCCGGTCCTATAATTCGTTATCATGAAATTTCCGACCAGATAACAAATCGCGAACATAATGAAACAATTGATAACAGATTGACTGGATTTTTCAGATTTGTTTTAGGATTAGCAAAAAAAGTTTTAATTGCAAATGTAATGGGACAAGTGGCAGATGAAGTATTTGCATTAAACTATAATGAAATCAGTTCTTATACCGCATGGATAGGAATTCTGGCATATACTTTTCAGATTTATTTTGATTTTTCAGGTTATTCTGATATGGCAATTGGTATTGGCAAAATGTTAGGTTTCCGGTTTCCTGAAAATTTTGATAATCCATATATATCCAAAAACATCACAGAATTTTGGACACGCTGGCATATATCCTTGTCTAAATGGTTAAGGATATATATCTTTTTGCCTTTAGCATTTTCTTTTTCAAGAAAATTACCTAAAGAAAAATATATACACATAAAATCAGAGCAATGGATTTATATGTATGCTGCACTTATTACATTTTTTTGTTGTGGATTATGGCATGGTGCTTCATGGAGTTTTGTTTTGTGGGGCTTATATTATGGTGTTTTTTTAATTCTCGAAAAAATTTTCTTACTAAAAGTTTATAAAAAACTTGGTAAATTTTTAAGTACAGTATTAACATTTCTTTTGGTAATTATCGGTTGGGTATTTTTTAGAATAGAAAAATTATCCGATACATTTGTATTTATAAAAAGAATGTTTGCATTTGAATTTAAATATGATTTTTATTTTAATAGAGAATTTATTACAATTTTATTTATCGCAATATTTTTTGCTTTTTTTGCATATTCCGAAAAAGGCAAAAAAATTCAGCTAATGATTTATGGTGATAATTATAGTATGAAACGTTATTATTTTATGTCTTTTGTTTCTTTGCTGTTATTGATATTGTCAGTTAGCTCAATAACAGGTTCCGGGTTTAATCCTTTTATTTATTTCAGATTTTAA
- a CDS encoding Bax inhibitor-1/YccA family protein encodes MEFQKSNFSYSPEKYQDISVPKTFVSNVFSWMFLALGITAFVAYYFAANKGLMSVLYYANPETEKGGMTGLGWLVTLAPLGFVLLMSFGINKLSAIVMTLFFVVFSVLMGMSLSFIFLIYTSSSIATTFIVTSAMFGVMAVAGYTTKTDLTKFGSIMMMGLVGIIIASIINMFMRSSGFDYIISFIGVLIFTGLTAYDVQKLKNIGGQIEAGTENARKLSILGALTLYLDFINLFLFLLRFLGRRD; translated from the coding sequence ATGGAATTTCAAAAAAGTAATTTTAGTTACTCGCCTGAAAAATATCAGGATATTTCAGTACCAAAAACATTTGTATCGAATGTTTTTTCGTGGATGTTTTTAGCATTGGGAATTACTGCTTTTGTTGCATATTATTTTGCAGCAAATAAAGGATTAATGAGTGTATTATATTATGCTAATCCCGAAACAGAAAAAGGAGGAATGACCGGCTTGGGTTGGCTCGTAACACTCGCTCCATTGGGATTTGTTTTATTAATGTCATTTGGGATTAATAAACTATCTGCAATTGTAATGACATTGTTTTTTGTTGTTTTTTCTGTTCTTATGGGAATGAGTTTGAGTTTTATTTTTCTGATTTATACTTCAAGTTCAATAGCTACAACATTTATTGTTACATCTGCAATGTTCGGAGTAATGGCTGTTGCCGGCTATACTACAAAAACCGACTTAACTAAATTTGGTTCTATTATGATGATGGGTTTAGTTGGAATAATAATAGCAAGTATTATTAATATGTTTATGCGAAGCAGTGGATTTGATTATATAATAAGCTTTATAGGAGTTCTCATATTTACCGGCTTGACGGCTTATGATGTTCAGAAATTAAAAAATATAGGTGGACAAATAGAAGCAGGCACTGAAAATGCCCGTAAATTGTCTATCCTCGGAGCATTGACTCTTTATCTTGATTTTATTAATTTGTTCTTGTTTCTATTGAGATTTCTCGGAAGAAGAGACTAA
- a CDS encoding DUF2079 domain-containing protein, giving the protein MYKNIKNNLVLLIIIVIYSSLFCSISLVNHYNFRTAAWDLGINNNAIFDYAHFRWNNAVIMYPNSHFKNVLGDHFSLLPILFSPLYWILGTYTMLIVQILGIVFGGIGIYKLIFDLTKNKVLSDIAIVFFYSVFGIYSALSFDYHDNVMAAMFVPWFFYYVYNNKWKYASIFCLLILISKENMALWMFFICLGAIMLFYKDKGKIKFLSFYAIFSVLYFYFIMKLIPTISPGENSYRHFEYSVLGKNMLEAIKTCFSKPKYVFNLLFESPLNDPSTFGIKSELHYAVLLSGGIVLLWKPQFLIMLLPIFGQKLFNNDYGKWGVGGHYSIEFVPILTIALFWWINGLNNLKIKTKIIISILFTAICINTSYKLMETQVDWFSKETIQFYSKPHWKRDFNVEKVYEGLKVIPKDAKVSAQTMLAPHLSFREYIYTYPYVADADYIVLLLSDGTYPLNDEEYKKELNKYKESSEWGIIKYDYPLVIFKRGEKSGLSDKYKTALIKEKFLFCDAEKITDNKEFFMGNSSDIIFENGNTQSNEKAYNGKYSAKLTKDNPYGMTIKLKDIQLGEKIDISVWRFSDDKKGVIVASSLEGKEFYMGSDRVIKSETNGWDLINLEFRIDKSLNKNIIVIYLWNNGNNPAYFDNLEIKRSFL; this is encoded by the coding sequence ATGTATAAAAATATAAAAAACAACTTAGTTTTATTAATAATAATAGTTATTTACTCTTCACTTTTTTGCTCAATTTCGTTGGTAAATCATTATAATTTCAGAACTGCAGCTTGGGATTTGGGAATCAATAATAATGCAATTTTTGATTATGCTCATTTTCGCTGGAATAATGCAGTTATAATGTATCCCAATTCACATTTTAAAAATGTTCTTGGCGACCATTTTTCTCTTTTGCCAATACTTTTTTCTCCTTTATATTGGATTTTAGGGACATATACAATGCTTATAGTACAAATTCTGGGAATCGTTTTTGGCGGAATAGGAATATATAAATTAATTTTTGATTTGACTAAGAATAAAGTTTTATCAGATATAGCAATCGTATTTTTCTATTCTGTTTTTGGGATTTACTCTGCACTAAGTTTTGATTATCACGATAATGTTATGGCTGCAATGTTTGTTCCATGGTTCTTTTATTATGTTTATAACAACAAATGGAAATATGCATCAATATTTTGTTTGCTAATATTAATAAGTAAAGAAAATATGGCATTATGGATGTTTTTTATTTGTCTGGGAGCGATTATGTTGTTTTACAAAGACAAGGGAAAAATTAAATTTCTTTCATTTTATGCAATATTTTCAGTATTGTATTTTTATTTTATTATGAAATTAATTCCAACTATTTCTCCGGGTGAAAATAGTTACAGACACTTCGAATATTCAGTTCTTGGAAAAAACATGCTTGAGGCAATTAAAACTTGTTTTAGTAAGCCGAAATATGTTTTTAATTTATTATTTGAAAGCCCTTTAAATGACCCTTCTACTTTTGGAATAAAATCAGAATTACATTATGCTGTTTTGCTTTCGGGAGGCATTGTTCTGCTTTGGAAACCCCAATTTTTAATTATGTTGTTGCCAATATTTGGACAAAAGTTATTTAATAACGACTATGGTAAATGGGGCGTGGGTGGACATTATTCAATAGAATTTGTACCTATTTTGACTATTGCTTTATTTTGGTGGATAAACGGATTGAATAATTTAAAAATAAAAACCAAAATTATTATTTCTATATTATTTACTGCGATTTGCATTAATACATCATATAAATTAATGGAAACCCAAGTTGATTGGTTTAGTAAAGAAACTATTCAATTTTATTCTAAACCTCATTGGAAAAGAGATTTTAATGTTGAAAAGGTTTATGAAGGATTAAAGGTTATACCAAAGGATGCAAAAGTAAGCGCACAAACAATGTTAGCTCCCCATCTTTCATTCAGAGAATACATATATACATATCCTTATGTTGCAGATGCCGATTATATTGTATTATTATTATCGGATGGTACATATCCTTTGAACGACGAAGAATACAAAAAAGAATTAAATAAATATAAGGAAAGTAGTGAATGGGGAATAATTAAATATGATTATCCTTTGGTGATTTTTAAGAGAGGCGAAAAGTCTGGTTTATCTGATAAATATAAAACTGCTTTAATAAAAGAAAAATTTTTATTTTGCGATGCAGAAAAAATAACAGATAATAAAGAATTTTTTATGGGAAATAGTTCAGATATAATTTTTGAAAACGGGAATACTCAAAGTAATGAAAAGGCATATAATGGTAAATACTCTGCAAAGCTCACAAAAGACAATCCTTATGGAATGACAATAAAATTAAAAGACATTCAATTAGGAGAAAAAATTGATATTAGCGTTTGGCGTTTTTCTGATGATAAAAAAGGGGTAATTGTTGCGTCATCTCTTGAAGGAAAAGAATTTTATATGGGCAGCGACAGAGTTATTAAAAGTGAAACTAATGGTTGGGATTTAATTAATCTGGAATTCAGAATAGATAAAAGTTTAAATAAAAATATAATAGTAATTTATTTGTGGAATAACGGAAATAATCCGGCTTACTTTGACAATCTTGAAATTAAAAGGAGCTTTTTGTAG
- the folE gene encoding GTP cyclohydrolase I FolE, translated as MCNPVVTAEIAENYKKVLKAIGENPNREGLLKTPERVAKSLQFLTHGYGINPEELVKSGMFKEKYREMVVVKDIDIYSLCEHHLLPFIGKAHVAYIPNGYIVGLSKIARIVDAYARRLQVQERLTSQIKECINNALKPLGVAVVIEAQHLCMQMRGIQKQNSVTTTSDFTGVFMKSNKTRAEFLNIIGSKLH; from the coding sequence ATGTGTAATCCTGTTGTTACGGCTGAAATTGCAGAAAATTATAAAAAAGTTTTAAAAGCAATTGGTGAAAACCCCAATAGAGAAGGACTTTTAAAAACACCCGAAAGAGTTGCAAAATCACTTCAGTTTCTTACTCACGGGTACGGAATAAATCCCGAAGAACTCGTGAAATCAGGAATGTTCAAAGAAAAATATCGGGAAATGGTTGTTGTGAAAGATATTGACATATATTCACTTTGCGAACACCATTTGCTTCCGTTCATTGGCAAAGCTCATGTCGCTTATATTCCCAACGGATATATTGTAGGATTAAGCAAAATAGCACGAATTGTAGATGCTTATGCAAGACGGCTTCAGGTGCAGGAACGTTTGACTTCGCAGATAAAAGAATGTATTAATAATGCACTTAAACCATTGGGAGTTGCTGTTGTCATTGAAGCACAGCACTTGTGCATGCAAATGCGTGGAATTCAAAAACAAAATTCAGTTACAACTACTTCCGATTTTACAGGAGTTTTTATGAAAAGTAACAAAACAAGAGCGGAATTCTTGAACATCATAGGTTCAAAGCTTCATTGA
- a CDS encoding zeta toxin family protein — protein sequence MPNLYIIAGCNGAGKTTASYTVLPDMLKCREFINADEIARGLSPFQPEKSAIEAGKIMLQRVDDLINKKTNFAFETTLSSISFINTIKKAKDNNYFVTLIFFYLESVDLAIKRVKARKNSGGHSIPEDVIIRRYKSGIINLFKIYMPVSDYWMIIDNSKSPSILIAEGNNNKQLKVYNEKKFQIMKSRKNEKK from the coding sequence ATGCCAAATTTATATATTATAGCAGGATGTAATGGTGCAGGAAAAACAACGGCTTCTTACACTGTTTTACCCGATATGCTAAAATGTAGAGAATTTATTAATGCTGACGAAATTGCCCGTGGGTTATCTCCTTTCCAACCCGAAAAATCAGCAATTGAAGCAGGTAAAATAATGTTACAACGAGTTGATGACTTAATAAATAAGAAAACTAATTTTGCTTTTGAAACAACATTATCAAGTATAAGTTTTATCAATACTATAAAAAAAGCAAAAGATAATAATTATTTTGTAACTTTAATTTTCTTCTATTTAGAATCTGTTGATTTAGCAATTAAAAGAGTTAAAGCAAGAAAAAATTCCGGAGGGCATAGTATTCCCGAAGATGTTATTATACGTCGTTATAAATCAGGAATTATTAATCTCTTTAAAATTTATATGCCTGTTTCTGATTACTGGATGATTATTGATAATTCAAAATCTCCGTCAATACTCATTGCAGAAGGCAATAATAATAAACAATTGAAAGTTTATAATGAAAAAAAATTTCAAATAATGAAATCAAGAAAAAATGAAAAAAAATAA
- the fabD gene encoding ACP S-malonyltransferase, translated as MKAYVFPGQGAQFVGMGKDLYENSSLAKELFEKANEILGFRITDLMFSGTDADLKQTKVTQPAIFLHSTILAKTINDFKPDMVAGHSLGEFSALVANQALTFEDGLILVSKRAMAMQKACEAQPSTMAAILGLDDKVVEEICASINEIVVPANYNSPGQLVISGSMEGINIACEKLKAAGAKRALPLQVGGAFHSPLMEPARAELEIAINFTKFNTPVCPIYQNVNAKRVTEPEEIKKNLISQLTSPVRWTQIAQNMFSDGATEFIEVGPGTVLQGLIKKVNKDAVTRSA; from the coding sequence ATGAAAGCATACGTATTTCCCGGTCAGGGAGCTCAGTTCGTTGGAATGGGCAAAGATTTATATGAAAATTCTTCACTTGCAAAAGAACTTTTCGAAAAGGCAAACGAAATTCTCGGTTTCAGAATCACCGATTTGATGTTTAGCGGAACTGATGCAGATTTAAAACAAACAAAAGTTACTCAACCGGCAATATTTCTGCATTCCACAATTCTTGCCAAAACAATTAATGATTTCAAACCCGATATGGTTGCGGGACATTCGCTTGGTGAGTTTTCGGCATTGGTTGCAAATCAGGCATTGACTTTTGAAGATGGATTAATTTTAGTTTCAAAACGTGCAATGGCTATGCAAAAGGCATGCGAGGCACAACCTTCAACTATGGCGGCAATTCTCGGATTGGATGATAAAGTTGTTGAAGAAATTTGTGCTTCAATAAATGAAATTGTTGTTCCGGCAAATTATAACAGTCCCGGACAGCTTGTTATTTCGGGCTCAATGGAAGGAATAAATATTGCCTGCGAAAAATTAAAAGCAGCTGGCGCAAAACGTGCATTGCCTTTGCAGGTTGGTGGTGCATTTCATTCGCCACTCATGGAGCCGGCACGTGCAGAACTCGAAATTGCAATTAATTTCACTAAATTTAATACTCCTGTTTGTCCTATTTATCAGAATGTAAACGCAAAAAGAGTTACCGAACCCGAAGAAATTAAAAAGAATTTAATTTCTCAACTAACATCTCCTGTCCGCTGGACACAAATTGCTCAAAATATGTTTTCCGATGGTGCCACCGAATTTATTGAAGTAGGACCTGGAACGGTTTTGCAAGGATTGATTAAAAAAGTGAACAAGGATGCAGTGACGAGGAGTGCATAA